In Solanum lycopersicum chromosome 5, SLM_r2.1, the following are encoded in one genomic region:
- the LOC101254695 gene encoding pleckstrin homology domain-containing protein 1 → MASLWRAVMGDNTTPSTDDYDGVEFWVNPERAGWLTKQGEYIKTWRRRWFVLKQGKLFWFKEANLNRGSKPRGVIPVANCLTVKGAEDVLNKQFAFELSTRSDTMYFIADSEEKKEYWINSIGRSIVQHSRSVTRDEILDYDNDSRK, encoded by the coding sequence ATGGCCAGTCTATGGCGAGCAGTGATGGGCGATAACACAACTCCATCGACCGACGACTACGACGGAGTAGAATTCTGGGTTAACCCCGAACGAGCCGGCTGGCTCACAAAACAAGGCGAGTACATAAAAACCTGGCGTCGCCGGTGGTTCGTGTTGAAACAGGGGAAACTGTTTTGGTTCAAGGAAGCGAATCTCAATAGAGGATCGAAACCGCGTGGTGTTATTCCGGTGGCTAATTGCCTTACAGTGAAAGGAGCTGAAGATGTTCTGAATAAACAATTTGCATTTGAGCTTTCAACTAGGTCTGATACTATGTATTTTATTGCTGATTCTGAGGAGAAGAAGGAGTATTGGATCAATTCGATCGGACGGTCTATAGTGCAGCACTCTAGATCTGTTACTCGTGATGAAATTCTCGACTATGATAATGATAGCCGGAAATAA